The Candidatus Defluviibacterium haderslevense DNA window ACAAATCATGGCGCCTTCTGCCATAAAAGCTGAAGGCAAAATGTGGACTGACAGCAAACAAATGCAAGACTACCCTATTCCAAAAGAAATGACCGCTGAAGACATATTATCAACTCAGGCAGAATACGTTACAGCAGCAGAAAATGCAATGTCAGCAGGATTTGATGGTGTTGAACTGCATGGCGCCAATGGATATTTACTTGAAGAATTTTTGTCACCTCACACCAACGTTCGCACGGACAAATACGATGGCAATATAGAAAATCGTTGTCGATTTGTTATAGAAGTTGCAGCAGCTGTATCCTTTGCCATAGGCAAACATAAAACAGGAATTCGTTTATCACCATATGGCGTTGCAGGTGATATGCCTAATTATCCTGAAATTGATGCCACTTATGATTATCTTTCAAAAGAACTCAATAAAATGGGAATAGCTTATATCCATCTTGTAGATCATTCTGCTATGGGAGCGCCTACTGTACCGATTGAAATTAAAAAATTAATCCGGAATAATTTTAAAAACTCACTCATAATTTGCGGAGGATATGACAAAGAAAGTGCAGAAGCTGATATTGAAAGTGGCTTATGTGATTTAGTAGGTTTTGGCCGTCCATTTATTAATAATCCAGATTTGGTAGAAAGGCTAGAAAATAATCATGAATTATCTCAAAATCTTAAACCAGAGTTATTCTACTCTAATGACGAAAAAGGCTATACAGATTATCCCAATTTCAAAATACCAGTATTACTCCAAATTCATTAAATATTAAATTATTTAAAGAACCGAATGTTTACTGCATTGTTACTTTTACAGTAAACATGTTTCGATATTACTATACGAATGGATAAATTAACCTAATGACAACTAAATCCATATCACAAGTATCTCATAATGCCTATCCAAAAGGCAAAATTGTTGCTAAAGTCATAAATGCTGGTAAAGAATACAAAGCAGGTGACACAACAATAACAGCCTTAAAAGCAAGCTCAGTTGAATTAATGTCTGGCGAACTTTTACTTATTATCGGTCCATCTGGTTCTGGAAAAACAACACTTCTTTCTCTATTCGGTTGCGTGATATATCCCAGTTTTGGAGAAGTATGGATAGACGACATAAAAGTGAACGATTTATCTGAAAGTAAATTAGCTAAATTACGATTAAATAAAATTGGATTTATTTTTCAACGGTTCAATTTGATAGCACCACTTACTGCTTTAGAAAATGTAATGATGCCCTTGATACTTCAAGGCATTAGTGAAAAGGATTTAAAAGCAAAAGCCATAACTGCATTAGAGAAAGTAGGAATGGGTGATCGAATGAAGAATCTATCGAACGACCTTAGTGGTGGCCAACAACAACGTGTTGCTATAGCACGTGCTTTAGTCACAAATCCGGAGATGATGCTTTGCGACGAACCCACTGCGTCTTTAGACCTTGCTAGTGCAGGCATAGTTATGAGAGAATTGAAAGCATTGGCAAATCAAGGCAAAGCAGTAGCTGTAGTTACACATGATACCAGATTACGACCTTTTGCTGATAGAATAGTTTATGTGTTGGACGGTGGAATTTCTGACCAACCCGTGGAAGAAGAAATAGCTTTAACATAAAATGAATCAATGAAACACATCTTATTTTCAATAATTATAATGCTTTTGCTTGCATCTTGCAAAAATAAATCTGAGCAAGAGCAACAAGTAATGTTAAATATAAAAGAAACCACTACCACAAATTATGTTGTTGGTGTTGGAAAAATTATTCCTGAAAATGATATTATCCAATTGTCATCGCCTGTAAATGGTATAGTTCAAAAAATATATAAAAAAGAAAATGATACGGTTCGCGTTGGAAGCATGATATTAGAATTGGAGCATCAATTAGAAGATGGAAAAATCAGATTATTGAATAATGAACGTAACACTCAAGCTTCACAGATAAAAGTTGATCAAGCCGGTGTTGCTGAATTTGAGACAAAGCTCAGTAATGCAAAATCAGAATTGCTACGCCTAGAAAATCTTTTATCAAAGGGAGCAGAAACACAACAAACAGTAGATGATGCTACAACAAATTTAAAAACATTAATCGCCAACCTAAAAAAATTAGAAGCTACTGTAAATGTTTCTAAAAGTAAATGGCAAGAAACTAAAACTGCATTAAACACTGCACAACTCGAAAGGGATCAAAAAATAATCAAGTCTCCAATCAATGGAAGAATATTAGAGTTAACTGTTTTGATTGGGGGATCTGTATCCATTCAAGAATCCATAGCTCAAATTAGTCCAGAAGGCAAAACTATTGCAATTTGTGAAATTGATGAATCAAATGCAGATAAAATATTTGTTGGACAAAAAGCGTGGATCAGAAGTGTTGGTTCATCAGATACCTTATCAACGGGAACCATATATCTTACTTATGCATTTTTAAAAAAGAAATCTTTGTTTACTGACCAATCTGGGGAAAAGGAAGACAGAAGAGTTAGAACCATAAAAATGTTCCTGAATCAACCTGATCATTTATTGTTGAACGCAAGAGTGGAATGTGTTATTGATATTTCCAGTAATAATAATAAATAAGCCATGTTAAAGATTGCCTGGAAATTCATCAAGTTTGACAAAGCTAAAAGTATTGGTGTCATTGTTGGCATACTCATCAGTACTTTTTTAATTGGCCAGCAATTAGGTGTTTTCTTTTTTCTATCAGGTCTTATGGGAGCACTCGCAACTGATGTTAAAGCTGATATTTGGGTTGTAGACAGTAAGACCAATGATGTGAATCAATTAGGAAAATTAGACATTAGAAACTTAAGGGCAGTGCAAGGTATACCTGGAGTCAAGGAAGCATTTCCACTATTAATTACAGGAGCCTCTTGCAATTATGAAAATGGGACCAGTGGTGCAATAACTTTATTGGGAGTAGATGAACATCACATGAATGCATTGATTGGTCAAGATAAAATAATGGCTGGAAATATATCCGATTTACAACTAGATGGCGCTGTAAGTGCTGAATATTTTGAAAAGAAAAACTTAGGAGGCAACATTGATTTGAGAACAAATTTAGAGATCAATGGTAAGCGCGCTTTTTTTGTTTTACAAACGAAAGGATTCAGAGGATTTGGCAGTAGTTTTTGTGTAACTACCATAGAAAGAGCAAGATTTTTTTCAAATCAAGCCACAACAAACATTAGCGCAGTATTGGTAAATGTAGAAAATCTTAAAGATTTAGATCAAGTGGTAGCGAGTATCAATCAAAATATTTTCGGAGTACGCGCCTGGACATCTAAAAAACTGGCTTCATCTTCTGTAAAAAAGATCTTGGCTAGCAGCGGCATTGCATTAAGCACTGGCACACTAATCATCTTTGCCTTGATTGCGGGATTTTTTATTATTGGATTAACCATGTATTCTTCCGCCCTAGACCGTTTAAAAGATTATGGTACTTTAAAAGCAATTGGAGCAGGTAATCTATATATCAGCAAACTAATTCTAACTCAAGCTATGTTATTTACAGTAGTTGGATTTCTAATAGGCTTGGCATTATTAGAAGGATTTAGAATTGGGGTTGCCAATTCAGGATTAATATTTTCATTTTCTCCATTAGTATTATTAACCATGGTTGTTACAATTGGTCTCATTTCGCTTAGCGGTGCTTCATTTGCATTAAGTAGAATCAGAAGTGTTGAACCAGCAGCTGTATTCAGATGAAAGCATAAGAATAGAAGACTTGAAAAAATATAAATATTAACTTATAAACACTTTGTATTTTTAAATAGAATGAAATTTAAATTAAATAAAATTGAACATAATATTGGAATTTTCATGATTCTAATCATGTTGTTGCCTAACCTAAATGTACACGCTCAACGAATTATAACCTTACCTCAAGCCATTCAAAATGGAATTGCAAACAAAAAAAATATTAGTGCAGGAAAATTAGATGCTAATATTAGTAACTTACAAACACAAGCCATGTATCGAAAATACTGGCCACAAGTATCAGCAGAATATACATATATGTATAATCCAATATTACAAACATCCATTTTACCCATTGGTATATTTAATCCCAACTATCCTATTGATGCGACCAAAAGTGTACAATTTGGAACTAAATGGACACAATCCGCAGGACTAATAGCATTGCAACCATTAATAAATGTATCCATCCAAAAACAAATCCACGAAGCAAAACTAAAAGAACGAATTGCAGTATTATCCCAAGAACAAACCGAATATGAATTAGCGTATAATATAGCCCAAACTTATATAGATATTTACTTACAGGAAGCAAAAATAAAATCATGTATTGCAGACACAGGCAGAACTTATGTAAGCTACAAATTACTTAAAAATAAGTTTGATGAAAAACGTTTATTGAAATCTGACTTGAATACATCCAAAGTCAATCATAACAATACAGTTCAATCATTATCAGATGGAATTTCACAATTAATTGAAGATAAAGTGTACTTACTTTTTCTAATGGGCACAACAGATATGGATAAGTGGGATTTTGAAATTGATACATTATTCACGACTAATTATTCAATTTCACCCAAAGTCATGCCAATACAAATTGACCAATTACCAGAAATGCAACAGCTAACATTACAAAGTCAACTAACCCATTTACAAGTCAATTCAGAAAAATCAAAACACATTCCAACTGTCAATTTTAAAGGATACTTAGGCGCTAATCAATATACAAATGTATTCAATCCTCTAGCAGCAAATTCTTGGTTTGGACTAAGCTATTTAGGTTTAGATGTAATGGTTCCTTTGCTTTTTGGTGAAAACTTAAAGAACAAAACACAACAATTAAAATTACAATCCAAACAATACGAACTACAAAAAGAAAATAAAACCTTACAATATACAAAGGATCTAATTACAGCTAATCTACAAATCGAAAATATTAAAACACAATTAGTAACCCAAAAGGAAAATATAACATTGCTCTCAGAATCCATTGCTATCTTTCAAGCTCGTGTTGAAGAAGGACAAGAATCTACTTCAAACCTAAATTTAGAAGAAGCAAATCTACAAGCCCTTGAAGCTAAATATGAAACGAGCAAAAAACAATTGTGGGTGCATTGGCTAGACTATCTCAAAGCATCTGGTCAATTATCTATTTTGTGGAAATGAATTTGGGTGATCGATTTGGTAAGTAATCGGTGATTAGGTAATCGGGTAATCGGTTTGAATGGTTATCGGGTGATCGGGTAATCGAGTAATCGGGTGATCGGGTAAAACAGAAAACTTTTGTTTGCAGTTAATCATAAAATAATGGCCGATCGGAGCCAAAGATGCAAGGACAATATTCATTATACAAAAGACATAGTCCAATTTTACTGATCAATAAAATGCTAATAAATATTTTTATCTTTTAAAAATAAAATTTTAAAATTGTCGTATAGTTACTGTATTTGATGTTTAGGATTTTACAGAACTTCATCAAGATTTAACACAAACACTAATAAAATAAAGTAATTATATGAACAAAGCATGCCTAATTATTCTATTATTTATTATTGTTTTTCGAGAAGTGGATGGTCAAATTTCCTTAGGATTTTCCGGTGGCATTAACTTACCTTCAACAAGATTTGTGAAAGTTAATGCAAGCACACCTTCAAGAGCATTATTTTATTTTGTTGGAATTACACCTGAATATCATCTAAATTCCAAAATATCAATTTTGACTGATATCCAATTTTCTCAAAAAGGTTATACAGTAACCTATAATGGCAATGGGGCGTATTATAAGTATAGGTACACCTATATTGATTTACTACCTCAGATAGAATACAGAATTCAAAGACATATTAGCGTTGGCTTAGGTTTAAATTTTGGATTTAAAATTAATGAGGCACAGAATTACAAGAATTTGGAATG harbors:
- a CDS encoding HlyD family efflux transporter periplasmic adaptor subunit is translated as MKHILFSIIIMLLLASCKNKSEQEQQVMLNIKETTTTNYVVGVGKIIPENDIIQLSSPVNGIVQKIYKKENDTVRVGSMILELEHQLEDGKIRLLNNERNTQASQIKVDQAGVAEFETKLSNAKSELLRLENLLSKGAETQQTVDDATTNLKTLIANLKKLEATVNVSKSKWQETKTALNTAQLERDQKIIKSPINGRILELTVLIGGSVSIQESIAQISPEGKTIAICEIDESNADKIFVGQKAWIRSVGSSDTLSTGTIYLTYAFLKKKSLFTDQSGEKEDRRVRTIKMFLNQPDHLLLNARVECVIDISSNNNK
- a CDS encoding alkene reductase, with the translated sequence MKKYKLFTFGKVGELTLKNKIIMAPMTRCRAIGNIPNDLMAKYYQQRATAGLIITEGTSPSPNGLGYARIPGIFNEEQILGWQKVTSAVHNTGGKIFVQLMHTGRISHILNMQAGAQIMAPSAIKAEGKMWTDSKQMQDYPIPKEMTAEDILSTQAEYVTAAENAMSAGFDGVELHGANGYLLEEFLSPHTNVRTDKYDGNIENRCRFVIEVAAAVSFAIGKHKTGIRLSPYGVAGDMPNYPEIDATYDYLSKELNKMGIAYIHLVDHSAMGAPTVPIEIKKLIRNNFKNSLIICGGYDKESAEADIESGLCDLVGFGRPFINNPDLVERLENNHELSQNLKPELFYSNDEKGYTDYPNFKIPVLLQIH
- a CDS encoding PorT family protein yields the protein MNKACLIILLFIIVFREVDGQISLGFSGGINLPSTRFVKVNASTPSRALFYFVGITPEYHLNSKISILTDIQFSQKGYTVTYNGNGAYYKYRYTYIDLLPQIEYRIQRHISVGLGLNFGFKINEAQNYKNLEWLSTNELDLTKTFDFGLLGSIKGHFRGFNLFMRYNYGLTNISNLMFTDRDGNQISKAAQFNTNIQIGTGYTFNLKKK
- a CDS encoding FtsX-like permease family protein, with the translated sequence MLKIAWKFIKFDKAKSIGVIVGILISTFLIGQQLGVFFFLSGLMGALATDVKADIWVVDSKTNDVNQLGKLDIRNLRAVQGIPGVKEAFPLLITGASCNYENGTSGAITLLGVDEHHMNALIGQDKIMAGNISDLQLDGAVSAEYFEKKNLGGNIDLRTNLEINGKRAFFVLQTKGFRGFGSSFCVTTIERARFFSNQATTNISAVLVNVENLKDLDQVVASINQNIFGVRAWTSKKLASSSVKKILASSGIALSTGTLIIFALIAGFFIIGLTMYSSALDRLKDYGTLKAIGAGNLYISKLILTQAMLFTVVGFLIGLALLEGFRIGVANSGLIFSFSPLVLLTMVVTIGLISLSGASFALSRIRSVEPAAVFR
- a CDS encoding TolC family protein; its protein translation is MKFKLNKIEHNIGIFMILIMLLPNLNVHAQRIITLPQAIQNGIANKKNISAGKLDANISNLQTQAMYRKYWPQVSAEYTYMYNPILQTSILPIGIFNPNYPIDATKSVQFGTKWTQSAGLIALQPLINVSIQKQIHEAKLKERIAVLSQEQTEYELAYNIAQTYIDIYLQEAKIKSCIADTGRTYVSYKLLKNKFDEKRLLKSDLNTSKVNHNNTVQSLSDGISQLIEDKVYLLFLMGTTDMDKWDFEIDTLFTTNYSISPKVMPIQIDQLPEMQQLTLQSQLTHLQVNSEKSKHIPTVNFKGYLGANQYTNVFNPLAANSWFGLSYLGLDVMVPLLFGENLKNKTQQLKLQSKQYELQKENKTLQYTKDLITANLQIENIKTQLVTQKENITLLSESIAIFQARVEEGQESTSNLNLEEANLQALEAKYETSKKQLWVHWLDYLKASGQLSILWK
- a CDS encoding ABC transporter ATP-binding protein, with the protein product MTTKSISQVSHNAYPKGKIVAKVINAGKEYKAGDTTITALKASSVELMSGELLLIIGPSGSGKTTLLSLFGCVIYPSFGEVWIDDIKVNDLSESKLAKLRLNKIGFIFQRFNLIAPLTALENVMMPLILQGISEKDLKAKAITALEKVGMGDRMKNLSNDLSGGQQQRVAIARALVTNPEMMLCDEPTASLDLASAGIVMRELKALANQGKAVAVVTHDTRLRPFADRIVYVLDGGISDQPVEEEIALT